TGAAATCCTTTTTTCCCAATTACTTCCATAATTGGTGCAAAGGTTTTATGGTTATCCGGGAATCCATGAAGGAAAAGAACAGGTTCTCCTTTTCCCGTTTCTAGGGTGGTAAATACAGTGGATGAATTTCTAATTTCCGAATGGTGCATTGTTATTTACCAACTTTTCTTTTTTATACGTTGTTCGAAAGAATTGTAACACAATCTCTCTTGTATCCAAGTCCTTACTTAAGTATCCGTATTGTTTTTCATTTTGGTAATAAAAACCATTTGGCCAAATATGGCCACCGCCAGGGATCAAATAACCTTCTACAATTTGGTCAGATAAACAATCTGTGAATTTAGTGTATTGGATGTCCCTCTTCCAAAATTTGTTCAAATGTCTTTTGCTGGATTTTGTCTCCTCTTTGCAGGAGAAACTGGAGGTCCAATACTCTAATGATTCTAAATAGGAAAGAACATCTCCTGCTGCAATTCTCTGCGATTGGTTATTAGGATCTGCAGGGATTGAAACAGTTCCACCTTGGAAAGGAACTACATCATCGGACATTCCCATGATGAAACCCATCGATTTTTGGGGCGGAGGAAAACATATTTCTTTCAATCCTCGGGATGTCACTGCTGCCACAGAATAACCTGAACTAAATAAATCAGGTGCTTCGCATAACAAACGTTGTGTCATAAATCCGCCATTGGAAATTCCCACTGCATGAATTCGATTGTAATCAATAGAGTATTCAGAATCCAAATGTCGAATGATATCCCGGAAAAAATCGACATCTTTTGTATTTCTTTTGTCTGTGATAGAATGAGGAATTTTCCTTCCATCATTCCATCGGTTTGCATAACCATCTGGATAAACTGCGATGAATCCATATTCTTCTGCTTTTTCTGACATCCGAGTGAGGTAAATCATACCCTCACCTGTCCCACCACCTCCGTGTAATAAAAAAACCACGGGCAATTTATCTTCTTTCATTTGTTTAGGGATGTAATATCGAAAGGAGCGTAATAATCCATCAGATGAGATTGATTGTAGTTTGTGCTCTTTGACTGGAACAATGGACGGCAGAGATTTACAGAAAAAAGAAAAAGAAACCATCATCAAAAGTAGGTACGACTGAATTCTAACAAGAAACCGAATCATAGAAATAAAGATTCAAAGGATTTGATGGTTTCGATAAACTTCGGGTTACCTTCCAGTGGATATTTCGGATGAAATTCTTTATCGACTGTGGGGTCATAAGGTCCGGACTTTCCTTCAAAACAGACTGCTGTTTCGGACAAACAAACCAAACTATGCCAAACACCAGGCTGTAAATCAATCCCACGTTTTGGCCCATTGGCTGTAAGTTTATGGGATTCCTTTACTTCTCCGTCTTCATCAAAAATCAAAAAACCAATTTCCCCTTCTAGGATAATGAAGGTTTCCGGTTTAGGATCCGACAAATGTCTGTGAGGTGGAATGTACGTATCTTTAGAAAGAACGTTTAGAAACCTTTGGTACACTTCCTGTTGTTCGTGGAAGTTAAAATTGGTACGTTTTCTTTCGGCGTTTTGGGCTTTTGTAATTAGGGTTCCGATTAAGTCGGAATCAATGACTTGTATTTCCAGCAAGTTGACCTTCCAATTCCTGCTCAATGAAGGCTAACATATCCGGAACACAAGCCGTACAAGTATCAGCCGCTCCCATCTCGCGGGCGACTTCTAGTATAGGGCGATTGGATTCTTTGACAACATTTAAGATAGATTCAAAGAAAACTTCTGCACAGTGACACTTGATCATGGTTCTGAGAATCAGTCTCTAGCTTTCCAAGCGGTACGACAAGAATTTTTTTTTGTCTTATTAAAGCATTTTTTTAGTAATTAGGTGATGGAGTCCGAGTGGTTTTTTTGGTAATGAGAAACTGCCCATTGCGTTAATTCATGAATCACTTTTTCTAATGATTTTCCGTGCTTTGTGATTGAGTATTCAACTCCCGGAGGGAAGGAATCGATCACAGTTCTTTCAATTAACTGAATTTTCTCTAAATCTTTGAGTTCTTTCGACAGCATTTTATCCGTAATTCCTGGAATTTCCTCAGCAATTTCTTTAAACCGTTTCTTTCCAAACGATAGAGACATAATAATAGGCAACTTCCATTTTCCGCTTAATATTTCTAGAGCCTCACGAAGTGGTAAAATCAAATTAGCACATTCACTATGATCGAGATTGCTTTTTGGATCTTTTCCCTTCATTGCAGTTCAATTCTACGATCCTGGATCTATTAAGCCACGTCAACTGAACGAAAATTCTCATATTTCCAAATTTTTTATTAGCTAAGCCACAACAATTAATATCTAAATAATAGTAACTATAAAAAGTATAGTTACATGAACATTAAATTAGGAGTTTCTCATGAATCTATTTCGAATCATCTATTGAGTATCAACAGTGATCCTTTCTTTTCTAATGCTTTTCAGTGCCGTTAGTTATTTTATGAATCCCGAAATCGCAGTCGGTTTTAATCGATTAGGTTTCCCTGATTATTTTAGAGTGGAATTAGGAATTGCGAAACTGATTGGATCGTTAATCATTCTTGTTCCACAAATTTCCCGCCGATTCAAGGAATGGGCATATGTCGGGTTTGGAATTACTTTTATTTCGGCTGCGATTGCACATTTGCGAAGTGGAGATTCTGTATCTACAGTAATTGCACCTATCGTTATATTTGGTATATTGACTGTCTCTTATGTTTTTTATTATAAGACACAACCAGTATCAGTGTGACCGTTCTAATCTAGATATTTACGGACTTAAATAGAAAAGTATTTATAAACGTTAGCTAACGATTGAATTGCATTGTGCCAAAGGAAACGGTTTACATTAACTAGACCTTTCTTTTGGTAATCTTTTAGTATTTTATCATTCGATAATAAAAAGAGAATTTTAGATTTTAAATTTTCTTTAGAGTAGGGATCGAAGTATTCTGCTGTAGATCCTAAAACTTCAGGTAGGACACTAACATTAGAAGAAAGGACAACTGTGCCAACACTTTGTGATTCCAATACTGGAAATCCAAATCCTTCATACAAAGAAGGGAAAATAAAAAGTTTTGCTCCTTGATATGCAAGAGGTAGTTCTTCATACGGCAAGTGCGGAAGAAAAAAAATTAAATTTGGGTATTTGTCTTTAAATGCTCGTAGTTCTGTTGGAATTTCTTTGCTGATTCCTCCAATCACAAGCGGAAGATTTATTTTTTTTTCTTTCCATAATTCTTCTATGGTTTCTAATAAAAAAGGAAAGTTTTTGTGAGCTTTTCCAATTCCAACTGTGAAAAGATAAGATTTTGGAAGGGATTGTTTTTTTAAAAAAACGTTTAAATTCGCTAATGGTTTTTTCAAAAAAATCTTTCTATCAATTCCGTTATACACCACAGAAATCTTATCTTCCAGATACCCAAAAGATTGCACCAAATCCTGTTTGGTGTATTCGGAAACTGTAATGATTTTACGAGCAAACCATTTGATCCATCGAAAGACAATTTGCATATATATACGTTTAACGAGAGAACTATGTGCTGCCTTAAAATGATAAGGAATGAGATCGTGAATGGTAACAATGCATTTCCGAATGTATGGGAAGGGAATGTTAAAATGAGGGATGTCCAAAAGATCCATTTCACCCATTCTGCGATGACCTAAAAATTCTTTTGGGGAATAGATACTAGATTTGTATTCAATGATTTCTGCGTGTTTGGGAAGATTGTATTTTTTTAAAACGGTAGGATCACCAAAGATAAACAATTCTGCACTCTCAGTCGAAATGGGCCAAAATTTTAAAATATGTTGGATCCGAATCCCAATCCCAGAATTTTCGATCATCCGTGCATCGTATCCAATTTTTAGCCGCATCCGTAATTGATTATGTCCTTTAGAATTAATTTAAAAAAAGGAAATGTATCTTTTCCTTTAAAGTCAAGTCTAGTCAAATTAGTAGTAATTATTCTGCATTCATAATTTGGGATGTAGAATAGGTGGAACATATCATTCAAAAAGGAATCGGATGGAAAACTTAATCGAAGAAATCCTAAAACAAATTGGTGAAGATCCTTCAAGAGAGGGTCTTGTGAAAACGCCCAACCGTGTGAAAAAGGCTTATGACTTTTTGACCAGTGGGTATAAGGCTGATTTGAATCAAATTGTGAATGGAGCGATCTTTGAAGAAAGCACAACCGGCATGGTTTTGGTAAGAGATATCGAGATGTATTCCTTGTGCGAACATCATTTACTTCCTTTTTATGGAAGAGCCCATGTTGCTTATATTCCCAATAAAAAGATTATAGGAATTAGTAAAATTCCAAGGATTGTCGATGTGTTTGCACGTCGACTGCAGGTCCAAGAACGTCTCACCGATCAAATTGCCCAAGCCATCCAAGAAACCTTAGATCCTTTAGGTGTAGGTGTAGTCATTAAGGCCAAACATTTATGTATGATGATGCGTGGTGTGGAAAAACAGAATTCAGAACTATTTACTTCTAGTCTACTTGGCCTATTCAAAACAGATCCCACTACTCGGAGTGAGTTTTTAGATTTGATCCGAACCGGTTCCCATTAAGTTCAATTTTTAAATTCAAATTTTCAGATTCATGCTGGACTTTTTTCAAAAAAAGTTCAGCATTCTTTCTCTAGAGGGAATCTATGCCGAAAGAAAGAATCGTGGCACCGTCCAAAGACTTCGCAAAGTTAGCGAACGTTAGCTTAAAAGAATACAAATCCAAATACAAAGAGTCCATAGAAAAACCGGAAAAATTTTGGGCTGAACAAGCAAAACGCCTAACATGGTTTAAAAAATGGACAAAAGTTTTAAAACACGATTTTGCTAAGGCAAAAGCAGAATGGTTTGTAGGTGGAAAACTCAATGTTTCTTATAATTGTTTAGACAGACATTTAGATTCCCCTTTAAAAAACAAAGCTGCTCTCATTTGGGAAGGGGACAACCCTGACGAATCCAAAGTTCTTACTTATCATGACCTCCACCGCGAGGTGAATCATTTTGCAAACGTTCTAAAAAAGTTCCATGTGAAAAAAGGAGACAGAGTTCTCATTTACCTTCCCATGATTCCGGAACTTGCCATTGCAACGCTAGCTTGTACTCGTATTGGTGCCGTCCATTCAGTGGTGTTTGGAGGATTTTCTCCGGAAGCACTTCTTGGTCGTATTGAAGATTGTAAACCCACAATTGTGATCACTGCTGATGGTGGCTATCGTGGTGGCAAACCAGTGGAACTCAAAAAAAATGTAGATATCGCTCTAGATGAAAGTAAATACAAAGTTAAAGATGTAATTGTTGTTAAGCGAACAGGCGATGAAGGAAATTTAAATTGGAAAGAAGGTAGAGACCACTGGTACCACTACCTGATGAAAGATCCCGACATTAAAAAAGAATGCCCTCCTGTCGTGATGGATTCGGAAGACCCACTTTTCCTTCTTTATACATCTGGTTCGACGGGAAAACCAAAAGGAGTTCTTCATACCACAGCTGGGTATCTACTCGGTGCCAATCTTACCTTTGCTACCATCTTCGATTATAAGGACACGGATACTTATTGGTGTACGGCAGACATTGGTTGGATTACGGGTCACAGTTACATTCTCTATGGGCCTTTGTCGAATGGAGCCACGTCTCTGATGTTTGAAGGAGTGCCAAGTTACCCCGATGCAGGAAGGTTTTGGGATGTGATTGATAAATACAAAGTCACTGTGTTTTATACAGCACCAACGGCCATCCGAGCTCTTATGCGAGAGGGAATCGAACCCATCAAAAAAAGATCTTTAGCTTCTTTACGACTCCTTGGATCCGTGGGTGAACCCATTAACCCAGAAGCTTGGGAGTGGTATCATACGAATATTGGAAAATCAAAATGCCCAATTGTGGATACTTGGTGGCAAACTGAAACTGGATCCATTATGATCTCTGGAGTTCCAGGAGCCATCCCCCAAAAACCAGGTTCGGCAAGTTGGCCATTTTATGGAATCCTACCAGTTCTTGTGGACAATGAAGGTGTGGAGATCAAAGACAAAGGCGAAATTTCTGGAAACCTATGCATCGCCAAACCTTGGCCTTCCATGATGCGAGGAGTGTACGGAGATCCAAAACGGTTCTTTGATACATACTTTTCTCAATTCAAAGGGTATTACTTCACAGGTGATGGTGCCAACAGAGACAAAGATGGATACTTTCGCATCACAGGACGAGTCGATGATGTCTTAAATGTTTCGGGACACAGAATTGGTTCTGCTGAAGTGGAAAGTGCTCTTGTAGAACATAAATCCGTTGCCGAAGCTGCAGTCGTCGGTTTTCCGCATGATATCAAAGGCCAAGGGATTTATGCCTATGTAACGGTGAAACATGGTGTCACTACCAATGACGCTTTGAAAAAAGAACTCATTGCTATGGTAGAAAAAGTGATTGGTAAAATTGCAAGACCAGAAGTCATCCACTGGGCACCAGGACTTCCGAAAACCAGGTCAGGGAAAATCATGCGCCGAATTTTAAGAAAAATTGCCAATAACGAATTTGATACTTTAGGGGATATTAGCACACTTGCCGATCCATCCGTAGTACAGTCGTTAATTGACGATAAGAAAAAGTTCCATAGTTAAGACCGGTTTTAGTCTCTTATTTTAAAGATCCTGCGGGAGGGCAGAAAACACTCCCATTACCCGCAGGAATTCTGATTCTTCAAATTCCATATCCCGTTCTTTTAATTTCTGCCGGTATTCGTTAGCCTTTGTCACATCTCGATTGGAAAACCAAGAGATACAAAATAGTAAATATTCTCTATTTTTGCGGTAAGTGTACTGGTGGTTTTCGAGTTCAGTGGCAGTGAGTTTGTTTTGATTTTTAAAATCTTTTACCAATGAATCGATGGCAAGGGTGTCTCTATCTTTTCCAAGATTCGCATAACTTTGACGAATGAGAAATAAAATTTCTCCTGCATCCGAATCGGGAAAAAATTTAAGTAAATTGTAAAAACCTCTTCGAAATAAAGATAAAGCCTCTAGGTATCTTTGTTTTTCTTGGAGGTACACTCCGTAACGCGTGAAGTATCTGGTTTCATTTAAAAAAACAGTACTTGTCCATTGGTAGGCTTGTTCTAAAAGTTCGGATTCTCTTCCCCTACGTGCCAAGATAAGAGTTTCATACATAGTTTCTTCGCGAGGAAAGTACACCAAGTATCGCAAACTTAAATCATCTGCTTCTTTCCATTTTTTGTTTTTGATATTTTTCAAAAGGCTTGTTTGTAAGGCTTCTTTTTCCGAAACAAAGGTTTTGTCTGATTCTAATATTTGGATATAGGATTCATAATCGGATTCCAATCCAAGTTGTCTGGATAAAATGGCAGCGGTAAACAATCTGTACTTTGCATTTGGTTTTTGTTCTAAATACAATTTCGTATAGAACAAAGCTTCTTTTTGTTTTCTTTCCTTTTCGTAAAAATCAGCAACATAAAGAACCAAATCGAGTTGGTCTTTTTTCTTTTTGATGGATTCTTCATAGGCATGAATTCCATCGAAGATTTGTCCAAGCTTCATATGGGCACGTGCTGCTAAATTATAGTACCGAAAGTCCGGATCTGGATTTAATTCTTTGGCTTTGATGAGAAAATCGAAGGCTTTGGCTGGGGTTTCTTGGACAATTTTGTCTTCTGCCATCCTCAAAAGATCTTCATATCCATAAAAAACTTTAACGGGGTTCAGAACCTCTGTTTCTGCTAAATTTGGATTGGAAACTAGAAATAGACTTGTTACCAGAACACCAAATTGCCATATTCTCCTAGACCGAAGTATCATCTATGGATTCTCATCGGTCATCTTCTAAATAATCTTAGAAATTCAAATAAACAATCTCAAAGAGGATCTCATGAATGTAGAGTTAATCATCATCGTCATGGCACTAGTTTCCATTGTCACGGCGATATTCTACGCGGCTCGGGTGGTTCGCATCCAAGTGGGCGCAGGCGGTGGAAGCGAAAAAGAAACCGCTAAATTGAAAGAAATCTCCGCAGCGATCGCAGAAGGGGCTATGGCCTTCCTTCTTAGAGAATACCGAGTCATTTTGCTATTTATCAGTTTCATGACGGTTCTCATCTATTTACTTTTGGATAATCCAAAAACTGAGTTCAACGAAGGAATTTATACTGCCGTTGCTTTTGTTTCCGGTGCCCTCATTTCTTGCCTTTCTGGTTTTATTGGAATGAAAATTGCGACTGCTGGTAACGTTCGCACTGCAGAAGCTGCTAAAACTTCGCTTTCGAAAGCTTTCCGCGTGGCTTATGATTCTGGAGCTGTAATGGGTTTTGGTCTTATAGGTCTTGCGGTTCT
This genomic stretch from Leptospira meyeri harbors:
- the folE gene encoding GTP cyclohydrolase I FolE codes for the protein MENLIEEILKQIGEDPSREGLVKTPNRVKKAYDFLTSGYKADLNQIVNGAIFEESTTGMVLVRDIEMYSLCEHHLLPFYGRAHVAYIPNKKIIGISKIPRIVDVFARRLQVQERLTDQIAQAIQETLDPLGVGVVIKAKHLCMMMRGVEKQNSELFTSSLLGLFKTDPTTRSEFLDLIRTGSH
- a CDS encoding WbuC family cupin fold metalloprotein encodes the protein MLEIQVIDSDLIGTLITKAQNAERKRTNFNFHEQQEVYQRFLNVLSKDTYIPPHRHLSDPKPETFIILEGEIGFLIFDEDGEVKESHKLTANGPKRGIDLQPGVWHSLVCLSETAVCFEGKSGPYDPTVDKEFHPKYPLEGNPKFIETIKSFESLFL
- a CDS encoding DoxX family protein, producing MILSFLMLFSAVSYFMNPEIAVGFNRLGFPDYFRVELGIAKLIGSLIILVPQISRRFKEWAYVGFGITFISAAIAHLRSGDSVSTVIAPIVIFGILTVSYVFYYKTQPVSV
- a CDS encoding (2Fe-2S)-binding protein, which encodes MIKCHCAEVFFESILNVVKESNRPILEVAREMGAADTCTACVPDMLAFIEQELEGQLAGNTSH
- a CDS encoding alpha/beta hydrolase family esterase, with the protein product MIRFLVRIQSYLLLMMVSFSFFCKSLPSIVPVKEHKLQSISSDGLLRSFRYYIPKQMKEDKLPVVFLLHGGGGTGEGMIYLTRMSEKAEEYGFIAVYPDGYANRWNDGRKIPHSITDKRNTKDVDFFRDIIRHLDSEYSIDYNRIHAVGISNGGFMTQRLLCEAPDLFSSGYSVAAVTSRGLKEICFPPPQKSMGFIMGMSDDVVPFQGGTVSIPADPNNQSQRIAAGDVLSYLESLEYWTSSFSCKEETKSSKRHLNKFWKRDIQYTKFTDCLSDQIVEGYLIPGGGHIWPNGFYYQNEKQYGYLSKDLDTREIVLQFFRTTYKKEKLVNNNAPFGN
- a CDS encoding winged helix-turn-helix transcriptional regulator, producing the protein MKGKDPKSNLDHSECANLILPLREALEILSGKWKLPIIMSLSFGKKRFKEIAEEIPGITDKMLSKELKDLEKIQLIERTVIDSFPPGVEYSITKHGKSLEKVIHELTQWAVSHYQKNHSDSIT
- a CDS encoding glycosyltransferase family 4 protein; this encodes MRLKIGYDARMIENSGIGIRIQHILKFWPISTESAELFIFGDPTVLKKYNLPKHAEIIEYKSSIYSPKEFLGHRRMGEMDLLDIPHFNIPFPYIRKCIVTIHDLIPYHFKAAHSSLVKRIYMQIVFRWIKWFARKIITVSEYTKQDLVQSFGYLEDKISVVYNGIDRKIFLKKPLANLNVFLKKQSLPKSYLFTVGIGKAHKNFPFLLETIEELWKEKKINLPLVIGGISKEIPTELRAFKDKYPNLIFFLPHLPYEELPLAYQGAKLFIFPSLYEGFGFPVLESQSVGTVVLSSNVSVLPEVLGSTAEYFDPYSKENLKSKILFLLSNDKILKDYQKKGLVNVNRFLWHNAIQSLANVYKYFSI
- the acs gene encoding acetate--CoA ligase, whose amino-acid sequence is MPKERIVAPSKDFAKLANVSLKEYKSKYKESIEKPEKFWAEQAKRLTWFKKWTKVLKHDFAKAKAEWFVGGKLNVSYNCLDRHLDSPLKNKAALIWEGDNPDESKVLTYHDLHREVNHFANVLKKFHVKKGDRVLIYLPMIPELAIATLACTRIGAVHSVVFGGFSPEALLGRIEDCKPTIVITADGGYRGGKPVELKKNVDIALDESKYKVKDVIVVKRTGDEGNLNWKEGRDHWYHYLMKDPDIKKECPPVVMDSEDPLFLLYTSGSTGKPKGVLHTTAGYLLGANLTFATIFDYKDTDTYWCTADIGWITGHSYILYGPLSNGATSLMFEGVPSYPDAGRFWDVIDKYKVTVFYTAPTAIRALMREGIEPIKKRSLASLRLLGSVGEPINPEAWEWYHTNIGKSKCPIVDTWWQTETGSIMISGVPGAIPQKPGSASWPFYGILPVLVDNEGVEIKDKGEISGNLCIAKPWPSMMRGVYGDPKRFFDTYFSQFKGYYFTGDGANRDKDGYFRITGRVDDVLNVSGHRIGSAEVESALVEHKSVAEAAVVGFPHDIKGQGIYAYVTVKHGVTTNDALKKELIAMVEKVIGKIARPEVIHWAPGLPKTRSGKIMRRILRKIANNEFDTLGDISTLADPSVVQSLIDDKKKFHS